One region of Candidatus Thermoplasmatota archaeon genomic DNA includes:
- a CDS encoding ABC transporter ATP-binding protein, with protein sequence MPRIELKGITKRFGEIVAVKDVNLTIEDKEYVTLLGPSGCGKTTLVKIISGIWEPTEGEVLIDGKRMNEVPVEDRDLGYVFQNIALFPHMTVLSNATYAPIVKDFPVEERDRIAQEVLDLVGLLDRKKFFPGELSTGTQQKAGLARALASQAKLLILDEPMSALDARVRVDLRYELRRLVKDLGLTAVHVTHDQEEASSVSDRIVVMRAGRIVEIDSPENLYNNPKSIFTANFVGEMNFLQGAINKLRDYWAIIELRNHEYLTLSNRDFRKGAAIILAMRPENLRVEELRGTRLGNAIPGRIKSIRFMGSYLRYEVLLASDDHVFVDSFAGEEFKEGEQVAVSFDETNILTFPAPREGLSEVIKLE encoded by the coding sequence GTGCCTCGGATCGAGCTCAAGGGGATTACGAAGCGGTTCGGCGAGATCGTTGCCGTGAAGGACGTGAACCTCACGATCGAGGACAAGGAATACGTCACCCTCCTCGGACCCAGCGGTTGCGGAAAGACGACGCTCGTCAAAATAATCTCAGGGATCTGGGAGCCGACGGAGGGAGAGGTTCTCATAGACGGGAAGAGAATGAACGAGGTCCCCGTGGAGGACAGGGACCTAGGCTACGTGTTCCAGAACATCGCCCTCTTTCCCCATATGACGGTCCTCTCGAACGCAACATATGCACCGATCGTGAAGGACTTCCCGGTCGAGGAGAGGGACAGGATCGCCCAGGAGGTTCTGGACCTCGTCGGCCTGCTGGACCGCAAGAAGTTCTTTCCAGGAGAGCTGAGCACGGGCACACAACAGAAGGCTGGCCTTGCGAGGGCGTTGGCATCGCAGGCGAAGCTGTTGATTCTGGACGAGCCGATGTCAGCGTTGGATGCCAGGGTCAGAGTCGACCTGAGATACGAGCTCAGAAGACTCGTCAAGGACCTCGGCCTGACAGCGGTCCACGTCACGCATGATCAGGAGGAAGCGAGCTCCGTCTCCGACAGAATAGTGGTGATGAGGGCGGGGAGGATAGTGGAAATCGACTCCCCGGAGAACCTCTACAACAACCCGAAGAGCATCTTCACGGCGAATTTCGTGGGCGAGATGAACTTCCTCCAGGGAGCGATTAACAAGCTCAGAGACTACTGGGCGATCATAGAGCTGAGGAATCACGAGTACTTGACGCTGAGCAATCGCGACTTCCGGAAGGGTGCCGCGATAATCCTGGCGATGAGGCCGGAGAATCTGAGAGTTGAGGAGTTGAGGGGAACGAGACTTGGAAATGCGATCCCCGGAAGAATCAAGAGCATTAGGTTCATGGGGTCCTACCTGAGGTACGAAGTGCTCCTCGCAAGCGACGACCACGTCTTCGTGGACAGCTTCGCGGGAGAGGAGTTCAAGGAGGGCGAGCAGGTGGCAGTCTCTTTCGATGAGACGAACATCCTCACCTTCCCGGCACCGAGGGAGGGCCTTTCGGAGGTGATAAAACTTGAGTGA
- a CDS encoding ABC transporter ATP-binding protein — translation MPRIPSIRLEGLSKRFDGIVAADDISLEVKDGEYIVILGPTGAGKTTLLKMIAGLTPPDSGKIFVDGERVDNLPPEDRGMVYLSQTYALFRHMTVWDNTKFGPTVKNWDESKCDMLAREMLNLVRLYDRRTARPDELSGGMKQRNALARALATDVKILLLDEPLRALDARLRIELRYELARLTSDLGITALHVTHDQEIAMTMADRVAVLRKGKIEQVGGPEEIYDNPARPFICHFVGEANFFEGTVHSVSEDHSELEGEGHVLRARPTDLPRGSEACVGIKTENVRLLDGVVEGQNHIPAKVVRKLFLGRLVSIVIETDDGKMLHVKTPSSIGVRFSKGMEVTAHLEPPKCIIFPIPEKGLKEELEVE, via the coding sequence GTGCCTAGAATTCCCTCGATAAGGCTCGAAGGCCTCAGCAAGAGGTTCGATGGCATAGTCGCTGCGGATGACATCAGTCTCGAAGTCAAGGACGGAGAGTACATCGTAATCCTCGGACCGACGGGAGCGGGAAAGACGACGCTCCTGAAGATGATAGCCGGTCTGACGCCTCCTGACAGCGGGAAGATATTCGTGGACGGCGAGCGGGTGGACAACCTCCCGCCAGAGGACAGGGGAATGGTCTACCTTTCTCAGACATATGCGCTGTTCCGCCACATGACGGTCTGGGATAACACGAAGTTCGGCCCCACAGTCAAGAACTGGGATGAGTCGAAATGCGATATGCTCGCCCGGGAGATGCTGAACCTCGTCAGGCTCTATGACAGGAGGACCGCCCGCCCCGACGAGCTAAGCGGCGGGATGAAGCAGAGGAATGCGCTCGCCCGGGCGCTGGCAACTGACGTCAAGATCCTGCTGTTGGATGAGCCACTGCGGGCCCTCGACGCCCGCCTGAGGATCGAGCTCAGGTACGAGCTCGCGCGTTTGACCTCCGACCTCGGTATCACCGCCCTGCACGTCACCCATGACCAGGAAATCGCGATGACGATGGCGGACAGGGTAGCCGTGCTGAGAAAGGGAAAGATAGAGCAAGTGGGTGGACCTGAGGAGATATATGACAATCCCGCGAGACCTTTCATCTGCCATTTCGTCGGCGAGGCCAACTTCTTCGAGGGCACCGTGCATTCCGTGAGCGAGGACCACAGTGAGCTCGAGGGGGAGGGCCACGTCCTCCGTGCCCGCCCGACGGACCTGCCGCGGGGCTCGGAGGCTTGTGTTGGAATAAAGACGGAGAACGTCAGGCTGCTCGACGGGGTCGTGGAGGGGCAGAACCACATTCCCGCCAAAGTCGTGAGGAAGCTCTTCCTCGGCAGGCTGGTGAGCATAGTGATTGAGACGGACGATGGAAAGATGCTCCATGTCAAGACGCCATCATCCATCGGCGTCAGATTCAGCAAGGGCATGGAGGTAACGGCACACCTGGAACCACCGAAGTGCATCATCTTTCCCATACCCGAGAAGGGTCTGAAGGAAGAACTGGAGGTGGAGTAG
- a CDS encoding ABC transporter permease subunit: MNLGRRALNFVSGRSVSKAWYAFIILFFLLIVLLPTLYVMSYAFTGWDDIQTQVFGNKKTTNLYWEKNNDPDFARYEVHFSTTSGFAPNSSTLVLTIDTKGGDVSLEKARSSTFTMVSGIPAGDRYYARIRVVDSSGLWTDSNQLSDNMDAQYSSPEPVELLSLWVQGDIVTLNWTVSEDDDFSSYEVYASNDSQFVPGSATLVDTISIPTNNSTVVTVALNDVHYFRVRVVEDSGLWTDSNLKGIGVNVSDPADGSSPAPMVLTRSFSREVLSQVTGALTLSFVVAIIATLIDLVVGLPIAWVLVRKEFRGKSYVNTLIDMPLAIPTAAMGFSAALFWGITPGIDKPWGAISFTNSAFVLLLLLQIVFSFPYMVRSLAAILEEIDINYEVAARACGASRLTAARTVTLPLFRSGIVTGAILCLAKTLSETGGVMAALSTIQSREYNATALIGTMKSASLFNDALVPALAFVSIVLIVISIILLIIVKLIVTKVKLPMRKVWTNLEKKLSKGAFPKLKDAGAFFFLTFVVLVPAFFIFGFVATAEPSQTADWGAFWSSLGLSFAIAGVVTTIVLLLGIPMGILIARSRKKKAAGILDVLVNIPFIVPTAALGFSLGLFWTTQPFLPVTADVFLIVMAHVAFTYPFVVRNVVGALESLDTTYEDTARTLGAKPLQVFKRVMFPMMKASVLAGAIMTFTRSLGETGATLAVSPKAITAPVYIVELIRSGSFYQAGLASILLIMVSFIIVLVMRRLTTRGGA; encoded by the coding sequence ATGAACTTGGGGAGGAGAGCGCTGAACTTCGTTTCAGGGCGGTCCGTCTCCAAGGCTTGGTATGCCTTCATCATTCTCTTCTTTCTCCTGATCGTTCTACTCCCCACGCTTTACGTCATGTCCTACGCCTTCACGGGGTGGGACGATATCCAGACCCAGGTGTTCGGGAACAAGAAGACCACGAACCTCTACTGGGAGAAGAACAACGATCCGGACTTCGCCAGATACGAGGTGCACTTCTCAACGACAAGCGGATTCGCTCCCAACAGCTCAACGCTCGTTCTGACCATAGACACCAAGGGAGGAGATGTCAGCCTCGAGAAGGCAAGGTCGAGCACCTTCACCATGGTCTCGGGGATACCGGCCGGTGATCGGTACTACGCCAGGATACGGGTAGTCGATTCGAGCGGGCTGTGGACGGACTCGAACCAGCTGTCGGACAACATGGACGCGCAATACTCATCGCCCGAGCCCGTCGAGCTCCTCTCGCTCTGGGTTCAGGGTGACATCGTCACATTGAACTGGACCGTCTCAGAGGACGACGACTTCTCCAGCTACGAAGTGTACGCGTCCAATGATTCGCAATTCGTTCCTGGAAGCGCCACGCTCGTGGACACTATATCAATCCCCACCAATAACTCAACCGTCGTCACCGTCGCTCTCAATGATGTACACTACTTCAGGGTCAGGGTTGTCGAGGACTCTGGCCTGTGGACGGATTCCAATCTCAAAGGGATCGGCGTCAATGTGTCCGACCCGGCAGATGGCTCCTCGCCGGCACCGATGGTCCTCACGAGATCGTTCTCGAGGGAGGTGCTCTCCCAAGTCACCGGGGCGCTGACGCTGTCCTTCGTCGTTGCGATAATCGCGACCCTCATCGATCTCGTGGTGGGTCTCCCAATCGCCTGGGTCCTGGTGAGGAAGGAGTTCAGAGGGAAGTCGTACGTCAACACTCTGATCGACATGCCGCTCGCGATCCCGACGGCGGCCATGGGATTCTCGGCTGCCCTCTTCTGGGGGATAACGCCGGGAATAGACAAGCCCTGGGGTGCGATAAGCTTCACAAACTCCGCCTTCGTCCTGCTTCTCCTCCTACAGATCGTATTCTCCTTCCCGTACATGGTCAGGTCCCTTGCGGCAATACTCGAGGAGATCGACATCAACTACGAGGTGGCAGCGAGGGCCTGCGGTGCGAGCAGACTTACTGCCGCGAGGACCGTCACTTTGCCCCTCTTCAGGTCCGGCATCGTGACAGGTGCCATACTCTGCCTGGCGAAGACGCTGAGCGAAACGGGCGGCGTCATGGCGGCACTGTCGACGATTCAAAGCAGGGAATACAATGCCACGGCTCTGATCGGAACGATGAAATCGGCCTCGCTCTTCAATGACGCTCTCGTTCCCGCCCTCGCCTTCGTGAGCATTGTGCTCATCGTCATCTCGATCATCCTGCTCATCATCGTGAAGCTAATAGTCACGAAAGTCAAGCTGCCGATGAGAAAGGTCTGGACGAATCTGGAGAAGAAACTGAGTAAAGGGGCCTTCCCCAAACTGAAGGACGCGGGGGCCTTCTTCTTCCTCACGTTCGTGGTCCTAGTCCCAGCGTTCTTCATCTTCGGCTTCGTGGCGACTGCAGAGCCCTCTCAGACGGCAGATTGGGGAGCGTTCTGGAGCAGCCTTGGCCTCTCGTTCGCGATCGCGGGCGTGGTGACCACGATAGTCCTTCTTCTCGGGATCCCGATGGGGATTCTCATCGCACGCTCACGTAAGAAGAAGGCGGCGGGCATCCTCGATGTTCTGGTGAACATACCGTTCATCGTTCCGACCGCCGCATTGGGGTTCTCCCTTGGACTCTTCTGGACGACCCAGCCCTTCCTGCCGGTCACTGCTGACGTCTTTCTCATCGTAATGGCCCATGTGGCCTTCACCTATCCCTTTGTTGTCAGAAATGTGGTCGGAGCCCTTGAGAGTTTGGACACGACATACGAAGATACCGCGAGAACACTCGGTGCGAAACCCCTGCAAGTCTTCAAGCGGGTGATGTTCCCCATGATGAAGGCCTCAGTCCTAGCTGGTGCGATAATGACCTTCACCAGGAGCTTGGGAGAGACAGGTGCGACGCTGGCGGTATCCCCCAAAGCGATCACCGCCCCGGTCTACATCGTGGAACTCATCAGATCGGGAAGCTTCTACCAGGCGGGGCTTGCCAGCATTCTATTGATAATGGTCTCGTTCATAATCGTCCTCGTCATGAGAAGGTTGACAACGAGAGGAGGTGCCTAG
- a CDS encoding 2-oxoacid:acceptor oxidoreductase subunit alpha, with protein sequence MVQDFLTVIVGGEAGHGVKKSGNVISILMNELGRYVFEMDDYQSLIRGGHNFSVVSSSTSPVYSHYMSADIIVCLDKRSVDIHKDRLKDGGTLVYNADTVTLDSGTGLPMKTWIKDIKGIPLMAGTIGVAAVSALCGVEFSFLERIFKANYPRGLEANVELARMVYERMKDDEGKFELATAETPPGHLLAGNEAIALGAAAAGLDVYIAYPMTPASTVLHYLAALSKKLGIAVVHPETEIAVVNMALGSAYAGARTAVGSSGGGFALMHEAFSLAGMSETPLMVILASRPGPSTGVPTYTGQGDLDFALNVGHGEFPRIVLSPSGTNQAFEKAAELLNLVWKFQVPGILLTEKHLGESWMTTIIDPESVKVTKPILYDGPLEQYGRYEKTDSGISPMLYPPAKGTVVKASSYEHDQKGITTEEAGKIEEMQEKRYRKEKAIVEEMRDLLTITTHGEGSTSLVTYGSTTLSALEAVKNVDDVKVVQVIYLRPFPDWALWEALSDSEVIVAELSVSGQFENLLRSEGFDVSAHIRQYDGRAFDPPELAARVREAIQ encoded by the coding sequence ATGGTTCAGGATTTTCTTACAGTGATTGTGGGCGGGGAAGCAGGTCACGGCGTCAAGAAGAGCGGCAATGTGATATCCATACTGATGAACGAACTCGGCAGATACGTCTTCGAGATGGACGACTATCAGTCCCTGATCAGGGGAGGTCACAACTTCTCGGTTGTCTCCTCTTCTACATCTCCGGTGTACAGCCACTACATGTCAGCCGACATCATCGTCTGCTTGGACAAGAGGAGCGTCGACATTCACAAGGACAGGCTGAAGGACGGAGGCACCCTTGTCTACAACGCGGACACCGTCACATTGGATTCCGGGACTGGCCTTCCGATGAAGACGTGGATCAAGGACATCAAGGGCATTCCCCTGATGGCGGGAACGATCGGGGTCGCGGCCGTGTCCGCCCTTTGCGGCGTCGAGTTCTCCTTCCTTGAGAGGATCTTCAAGGCAAACTATCCGCGCGGTCTGGAAGCCAACGTCGAGCTGGCAAGGATGGTCTACGAGCGGATGAAGGACGACGAGGGCAAGTTCGAGCTGGCTACGGCGGAAACCCCGCCGGGCCATCTGCTGGCGGGGAACGAGGCGATTGCGCTTGGTGCCGCAGCGGCGGGTCTGGATGTCTACATCGCATATCCCATGACACCCGCTTCGACAGTCCTTCACTACCTGGCTGCTTTGAGCAAGAAGCTGGGGATAGCAGTCGTTCATCCCGAGACCGAGATCGCGGTTGTCAACATGGCCTTGGGGTCAGCGTATGCAGGGGCTAGGACGGCGGTCGGGTCGAGCGGAGGAGGCTTTGCCCTGATGCACGAGGCCTTCAGCCTGGCGGGGATGAGCGAGACACCTCTCATGGTCATCCTAGCGTCACGTCCGGGCCCGTCGACGGGTGTGCCGACCTACACTGGTCAGGGAGATCTGGACTTCGCGCTCAACGTGGGCCACGGCGAGTTCCCGAGAATCGTCCTGTCGCCATCAGGAACGAACCAGGCATTCGAGAAGGCCGCCGAGCTGCTCAATCTCGTCTGGAAGTTCCAGGTTCCCGGAATACTGCTCACCGAGAAGCATCTGGGAGAGAGCTGGATGACGACAATCATCGACCCGGAGAGCGTGAAGGTCACGAAACCGATCCTCTACGACGGGCCTCTCGAGCAATACGGGCGGTACGAGAAGACCGATTCGGGCATCTCTCCGATGCTCTACCCGCCCGCGAAGGGGACCGTTGTCAAGGCAAGCAGCTACGAGCATGACCAGAAGGGCATCACCACCGAAGAGGCAGGGAAGATCGAGGAGATGCAGGAGAAGCGGTACCGGAAGGAGAAGGCGATCGTGGAGGAGATGCGGGATCTGTTAACGATTACCACGCACGGCGAGGGAAGCACGTCCCTTGTGACGTACGGCTCAACGACACTGTCCGCCCTGGAGGCGGTGAAGAACGTGGACGACGTGAAGGTCGTCCAGGTCATCTACCTCAGGCCGTTCCCGGACTGGGCGCTCTGGGAGGCGCTCTCGGATTCCGAGGTCATCGTCGCGGAGCTCAGCGTATCCGGTCAGTTCGAGAACCTCCTCCGCTCGGAAGGCTTCGACGTTTCGGCTCATATAAGGCAGTATGACGGGCGGGCATTCGACCCGCCTGAACTCGCAGCGCGCGTGCGGGAGGCGATTCAATGA
- a CDS encoding thiamine pyrophosphate-dependent enzyme codes for MNLETYAENTWCKGCGNFGLLNSFKDAVSELVEEGALRAENMVISSGIGCHGKTVDYLNLNSFYSLHGRAISCVSGMKIANPNLTVVAFQGDGDAFGEGIAHVVFSAKRNIDATLLVHDNSVYGLTTGQFTPTSEKGFKGKSTPRGSIEEPMNPLALVLASGGTFVARGFVGKRKHLVGLFKKALLHKGFSFVNVLQPCVTFNNTYSRYRESTYILEDEGHDATDFQAAWGKARETERIPIGLLYQVERPTFNDLLLEGLVPAEPRAPPLSAISEIISER; via the coding sequence ATGAACCTGGAGACCTACGCCGAGAACACTTGGTGCAAGGGATGCGGGAACTTCGGCCTTCTGAACTCCTTCAAGGACGCAGTCAGCGAGCTCGTCGAGGAGGGAGCGCTCAGGGCGGAGAACATGGTCATCAGCTCAGGGATAGGCTGTCATGGCAAGACCGTGGACTACCTCAACCTCAACAGCTTCTATTCCCTCCACGGAAGGGCGATCTCGTGCGTTTCCGGAATGAAGATCGCCAATCCGAATCTAACCGTGGTCGCGTTCCAAGGGGACGGCGACGCGTTCGGAGAGGGGATAGCTCACGTGGTCTTCTCCGCCAAGAGGAACATAGACGCCACGCTTCTCGTCCACGACAACAGCGTCTATGGGCTGACGACGGGCCAGTTCACACCGACCAGCGAAAAGGGGTTCAAGGGGAAGAGCACTCCCAGAGGAAGCATAGAGGAGCCAATGAACCCGCTGGCGCTCGTCCTTGCCTCAGGCGGGACGTTCGTGGCGAGGGGCTTCGTCGGGAAGAGGAAGCACTTGGTCGGACTGTTCAAGAAGGCGCTCCTCCACAAGGGGTTCTCTTTTGTGAACGTGCTTCAGCCCTGCGTCACGTTCAACAACACGTATTCGCGCTACAGGGAGAGCACGTACATCCTCGAGGATGAGGGTCACGACGCGACGGACTTCCAAGCGGCCTGGGGCAAGGCTCGCGAGACCGAGAGGATCCCGATAGGTCTCCTCTATCAGGTCGAGAGGCCGACCTTCAATGACCTGCTCCTCGAAGGCCTGGTCCCGGCTGAGCCGCGAGCACCTCCGCTCTCAGCCATATCAGAAATCATCAGCGAGAGATAG
- a CDS encoding redoxin domain-containing protein: MTMNGPDVGDKAPGFSLLDTERKPRTLDEFLGKNLVVAFYPGAFTSVCTKEMCAFRDSIARLEELDSGVAGISVNDPFTNAAFAERNAINFPLLSDYKREAAEAFGVSLESFAGMNGYTAAKRSIFIVDKQGIVRYKWVTEDQGVEPDYEEIQGVLAEIG; this comes from the coding sequence ATGACTATGAACGGACCAGATGTTGGAGACAAGGCCCCTGGCTTCTCCTTGTTGGACACTGAAAGGAAACCTCGGACGCTTGACGAGTTTCTCGGCAAGAATCTGGTGGTTGCATTCTACCCGGGCGCGTTCACGTCCGTCTGCACGAAGGAGATGTGTGCCTTCAGAGACTCCATAGCGAGACTGGAGGAATTGGACTCGGGAGTCGCGGGGATCAGCGTCAACGATCCTTTTACGAACGCGGCCTTCGCGGAGAGGAACGCGATCAACTTCCCGCTACTGAGCGACTACAAGAGGGAGGCTGCCGAGGCTTTCGGCGTTTCCTTGGAGAGCTTTGCGGGAATGAACGGGTACACGGCTGCCAAGAGGTCCATCTTCATCGTGGACAAGCAAGGAATCGTGCGATACAAATGGGTTACAGAGGACCAGGGCGTCGAACCTGACTACGAGGAGATACAGGGAGTCCTGGCGGAGATCGGGTGA
- a CDS encoding transposase gives MLIVTSEIDKASMNILEHLLRIGRWRKFGEFEGNPAREYGNRRLVTIHDEFLFRDGLDAEIRESLGIDFDVMVFASRHKSESGLRSLTVHPLGNYDKAEFGGHPRTLVPTSPNVMTMALRLLKNRSAGLDTPVSFEVTHHGPHVNTPAFNIEIGSEERAWVEEAPAKAIASVIMSMEEQRLPVAVGIGGGHYTPRITDVALEKNVSFGHMVPTYALDHLDRTMLKQVIELSPDARYVYFHRKAMSKPRARELSQLCERSGLRTVRTRDLD, from the coding sequence ATGCTGATAGTCACATCGGAGATCGACAAGGCCTCAATGAACATCCTTGAGCACCTTCTCAGAATCGGCAGGTGGCGCAAGTTCGGCGAGTTCGAAGGCAATCCCGCCAGGGAGTATGGAAACAGGCGGCTGGTCACGATCCACGATGAGTTTCTCTTTCGGGACGGCCTCGATGCAGAGATACGGGAGAGCTTGGGAATCGACTTCGATGTGATGGTGTTCGCGTCCCGCCACAAGAGCGAGAGCGGCCTCAGGTCGCTCACGGTCCATCCCCTGGGCAACTACGACAAGGCGGAGTTCGGCGGGCATCCCAGGACGCTCGTTCCAACGTCCCCGAACGTGATGACGATGGCTCTGAGGCTGCTCAAGAACAGGAGCGCGGGCCTTGACACGCCCGTTTCTTTTGAGGTGACGCATCACGGCCCGCACGTGAACACGCCTGCGTTCAACATCGAGATCGGGAGCGAAGAGAGAGCGTGGGTCGAGGAAGCGCCTGCCAAGGCGATAGCGTCGGTGATCATGTCCATGGAGGAGCAGAGGCTTCCTGTGGCCGTCGGGATTGGCGGCGGACACTACACGCCTAGGATCACGGACGTCGCGCTTGAGAAGAACGTCTCCTTCGGCCACATGGTTCCGACATACGCCCTGGACCATCTCGATAGGACCATGCTCAAGCAGGTCATCGAACTGAGTCCCGATGCCAGGTACGTCTACTTCCACAGGAAGGCAATGAGCAAGCCCAGAGCGAGAGAGTTGTCTCAACTCTGTGAACGGAGCGGTCTCAGAACGGTCAGAACCAGGGATCTAGACTGA
- a CDS encoding RNA 2'-phosphotransferase, which yields MLKECRSHGFFRGEICPNCGDESKFLLNDRELELLGRTMAGILRHFPERYGLDMDEHGWVDLRDFVTAVQIRHKKFRFLKPHHVLGIIDTDPKGRYQFLEGKIRATYAHSCDVSPDLPTDDIPEILFFPTTEEECSILLEIGLKPSDRKMVHLSGTLPSAMEAGQVRVNDPVILEVDTKKASDEGVEIGKAGTTVYTTKDVPPGCLRRLAPEEIEEGMEMGVSE from the coding sequence TTGCTCAAAGAGTGCAGATCTCATGGTTTCTTCCGCGGGGAAATCTGTCCCAACTGTGGTGACGAATCGAAATTCCTGCTCAACGACAGGGAGCTGGAGCTGCTGGGAAGAACGATGGCAGGCATCCTGAGGCACTTCCCGGAGCGCTACGGTCTGGATATGGACGAACACGGTTGGGTCGACCTCAGGGACTTCGTGACAGCCGTTCAGATCAGGCACAAGAAGTTCAGGTTCCTCAAGCCGCATCACGTGCTCGGGATCATCGATACTGATCCCAAGGGGAGATATCAGTTCCTGGAGGGAAAGATAAGGGCAACGTACGCTCACTCATGTGACGTGAGTCCAGATCTGCCGACTGATGACATCCCGGAGATACTGTTCTTCCCCACGACGGAGGAGGAGTGCAGCATCTTGCTCGAGATTGGGCTGAAACCCTCGGACAGGAAGATGGTTCACTTGAGCGGGACACTTCCCTCGGCGATGGAGGCTGGTCAGGTGAGGGTCAATGACCCTGTGATCCTCGAAGTGGATACGAAGAAGGCCTCGGATGAAGGAGTCGAGATAGGCAAGGCCGGAACGACGGTCTACACGACAAAGGATGTCCCCCCAGGCTGCCTGAGAAGACTGGCCCCGGAAGAGATCGAAGAGGGGATGGAAATGGGAGTCAGCGAGTAG
- a CDS encoding RDD family protein: protein MGTTGFNQLGNKALQEHWLRRFVAIIIDNIIVWIPLFILSFFPFFWFFGIWTWGWLGQSVFFFLYCVVLEISMGATIGKRLMSLHVVGIQEQRTPMMILVRNVSKIFGLLLILDWLVGMLTPGDPRQKYTDRMIGCTVARTDEKAYMEEQFRVAQFYRPPPAHGYQPYQQQPQQQPYQQQPYQQQPQQQPQQQPYQQPPATGGGWGEQPEQTGPQPKYCQSCGGPLNVRPDGRLQCPSCGAMY from the coding sequence ATGGGTACCACTGGTTTTAATCAGCTTGGGAACAAGGCTTTGCAGGAGCATTGGCTGAGGAGATTCGTTGCCATCATAATAGACAACATCATCGTATGGATACCTCTTTTCATCCTCAGCTTCTTTCCATTCTTCTGGTTCTTCGGAATCTGGACATGGGGATGGCTGGGCCAGTCCGTCTTCTTCTTCCTTTACTGCGTTGTCCTCGAGATCTCCATGGGCGCAACGATCGGGAAGAGACTCATGAGCCTGCATGTCGTCGGCATACAGGAGCAGCGGACTCCAATGATGATCCTCGTGAGGAACGTCTCCAAGATATTCGGCCTACTGCTGATCCTCGATTGGCTCGTCGGCATGCTCACGCCTGGAGATCCGAGGCAGAAGTACACCGACAGGATGATTGGCTGCACCGTTGCGAGGACGGATGAAAAGGCCTATATGGAGGAGCAGTTCAGGGTGGCTCAGTTCTACCGACCACCTCCCGCTCACGGATACCAGCCCTATCAGCAGCAACCCCAGCAGCAGCCTTACCAACAGCAACCATATCAGCAGCAACCCCAGCAGCAGCCCCAGCAGCAACCGTACCAGCAGCCACCCGCGACAGGCGGGGGCTGGGGTGAACAGCCGGAACAGACCGGACCACAGCCCAAGTACTGTCAAAGCTGCGGTGGTCCGCTGAATGTCAGGCCCGACGGCAGATTGCAGTGCCCCAGTTGCGGCGCGATGTACTAG